Below is a genomic region from Trichomycterus rosablanca isolate fTriRos1 chromosome 15, fTriRos1.hap1, whole genome shotgun sequence.
atgtatatgtatatatgacaaataaagtatatcttaagTGATACTTTACACAGAGTTGACACTAAAAATGTCTCCTTGGCTTTCACTGTATTATACGGGCAGTTTGGAGGAATCGGTTTACTTAAGTGATACTTTAACATAGAATCGACACTTAAAATGACTCTTTGGCTTTCACTTTATAATACGGGGAGTTTGGAGGAATCGGTTCACTTGAGTGAATCGACACTCGACAACTAATTGCGTGGATGCAGCGTGAACGAATCATTGACTGTTTTTGATCGATTtctggaagaaaaaaaatgacaattattattatttgtttttattattaggtGTCCACATTTAAGTaggtaataaatgtataaatatgtaaacaatGTGTATTGGTCTCCTAGGTGTGGAGCTAATTCCAGATTATCGCTGACGGACTCATCCACCGCAGCATTAGTCCAAAGTTGATGTTTCACAACACTGATAAATACAGAATTCCTTATCGGATAGTGTCTTTATCCCTGGCGTGTTATCTTTTATTTTGGAACAGGCTGACCATGCTAAAAGTTCCTCGCCGGGTCTTTTATGGTTAGCGGGTGAAAGTCCACAAGCGATAGCGAAATCATCAGACCACAAGATATGTCTTCACGAGTCAGTAAACACTCTTTATTGCTGTTAAGATCAGACCAtagttttatttacttatttattaatctttaaATCATTAATCGAAGATATCTGCTTTAGGCTTTCATGGGGTATGAACATATGGAAGCTCTCTTCAGGCTACAGTCGACTGCTGTCCACCAACTCTCATCTGTTAGACATGGACGAGACAAAGAACAACAATTTAgatcttattgttatttatcttcttcttattgttatttgtagTGATAGTAATAGCATATTCATACATTTATAAGCATATTTTGGAAGACTCTGACTGGAACACATGGATTCAATAATTACAAAGGGCATCCCAATACTATTTGTCCATATTCGCAGTAGACATCTGGTCTACGTTAAGCACAATACCAAGGTATAAAACGATCCTTACCCATTTTGAACATCTCCACACATAACTCCTTGTGTTCCTGTATGTTAGGGTGGCCTGGCATCCAGTCGCTGTACCCCCATCCGCTGGCATCGGTCCACTGAAACTGGTGATCCTAAACGGAAGGCGTAGAACAAATACCGAGTGAGTGGCCAATGTGGGTTctttatataacattaaaacaacctccttgtttctacactcaatgtccattttatcactttgtagttctacaattactgactgtcgtccatctgtttctctacatacttttttagcctgctttcaccctgttcttcaatggtcaggacccccacaggaccaccacagagcaggtattatttaggtggtggatcatattATTCCACTTACTAACAGGTACCTTGGTAAAGAgacaatcagtgttattcacttcacctgtcagaggtcataatgttatgcctagtcggtgtgtgtgtgtgtgtgtgtgtgtgtgtgtgtgtatatatatatatatatatatatatatatatatatatacacagtggggcaaataagtatttgatcccctgctgattttgtaagtttaccccctttcaaagacttgaacagtctataatttttatggaaggtttattttaacagagagagacagaatatcaacaaaaaatccagaaaaaaaacattaaataaaagttataaatgaatttgtatttaattaagggaaataagtatttgatcccctaccaaccagcaagaattctgacccccacagaccggttatgtgcccatgaggcacagaaattagtcctgtccctgtttaaaagactcctgtcacagaatcagtttcttccgttcaaatctctcgaccaccatgggcaagaccaaagatcaaaggacgtcagggacaagattgtagacctgcacaaggctggaatgggctacaagaccatcagcaagaagcttggtgagaaagagaccactgttggtgcgatcattcgaaaatggaagaaatacaagatcacagtcgatcaccctcactctggagctccatgcaagatctcacctggtggggtaagaatgattctgagaaaggtgaggtcagtccagaattacacgggaggagcttgtcaatgatctcaagggagctgggagcacagtcaccaagaaaaccattagtaacacacttcgccgtaatggattgagatcctgcagtgcccgcaaagtccctctgctcaagaaggctcatgtacaggcccgtctgaagtttgccaatgaacacctgaatgattcagagaaagcttgggagaatgtgatatggtcagatgagaccaaaattgagctctttggcatcatctccactcgccgtgtttggaggcaaagaaatgcccggtggggatggtgttcttggggtcatatccagcatttctctgctcccagctcccttgagatcattgacaagctcctcccgtgtaattctggactgacctcacctttctcagaatcattcttaccccaccaggtgagatcttgcatggagctccagagtgagggtgattaactgtgatcttgtatttcttccattttcaaattatcgtgccaacagtggtctctttctcaccaagcttcttgctgatggtcttgtagcccattccagccttgtgcaggtctacaatcttgtccctgacgtcctttgatagctctttggtcttgcccatggtggtctagagatttgaacggaagaaactgattctgtgacaggagtcttttatacagggacaggaataatttgtgtgcctcatgggcacataaccggtctgtgggggtcagaattcttgctggttggtaggggatcaaatacttatttcccttaattaaatacaaattaatttataacttttatttaatgttttttttctggattttttgttgatattctgtctctcactgttaaaataaaccttccataaaaattatagactgttcaagtctttgtaagggggtaaacttacaaaatcagcaggggatcaaatacttatttcccccactgtgtatatatatatatatatatatatatatatatatatatatatatatatatatatattagggctgtcaaacgattaaaaattttaatcgcgattaatctctgaattttacatagttaatcgcgattaatcgcattaaaaaaaatatgtgtaaatgttatagaaaacaaggatttttaagtgaaatgttacaattaaaatggtgaacatatttatgctaaatgtacttatgttaaaaactgctgggacaagagaaaactgtaagggagttttattcactcacatattaggcagtaatactatccagcagagacccttgacttcgtatatatgtcagatgcgcagttattgtaacagacttttctgtggttgtatcgtgacaatggtttgatggacgtttctacacaaagtgagtgtgttttcactagggatgcatcgataccattttttcccaaccgagtacaagtacatgtatttttgtactcgccgatacctatttagaatgatgcaatctggagcattatggaattgtttagtttttagtgtaaaatagtgcagtggaacagttgcttgccatcactaattgtaaaaaaaaaaacaccgcacagacattattgagaaagcttctgacaagctaacgtaaacgttcattaataaacgcacgtaattaacgttgtgcacatcatacatgcgatgcgattctgctgattgaaatatttactttaaaaagataatacagtccgatcccatctgagccgattctatcagcacgttcgtggttcacctcggtaaatcgtaaacgactctgagtcgactcccgctctgtggtaataaccagtataattaagcctgagctttataatgtaagcgagtcacacaaaatgttctgtagtatttggtgtttatttacaaccgcatcatttattataacagtaaacacggagagatgactgagaaaagaaatttacgctgcgcttacaatgaatcgattcttgaatcacttgtatcgacactgtgaacagagaattgaacacaaacagcggtcgctgcttttgtaaccggtttatcttcgctgttagctctatttttaaggggtttttttgtcaaacggaactaaagaacattaaacgtgcgtgtgagtgtggtcagtgagaataattcaatctgtctcccgtgggtgaaaaatgaattgctttagttttagaagtgaaaaaatctcgtaatgtaattagtgcgttaacggcactattttttttaatctcgttaaattgagattgcgttaatgcgttattatcgcgttaacttcgacagccctaatatatatatatatagtgtatcacaaaagtgagtacacccctcacatttctgcagatatttaagtatatcttttcatgggacaacactgacaaaatgacactttgacacaatgaaaagtagtctgtgtgcagcttatataacagtgtaaatttattcttccctcaaaataactcaatatacagccattaatgtctaaaccaccagcaacaaaagtgagtacaccccttagtgaaagttcttgaagtgtcaatattttgtgtggccaccattatttcccagaactgccttaactctcctgggcatggagtttaccagagcttcacaggttgccactggaatgcttttccactcctccatgacgacatcacggagctggcggatattcgagactttgcgctcctccaccttccgcttgaggatgccccaaagatgttctattgggtttaggtctggagacatgcttgaccagtccatcacctttaccctcagcctcttcaataaagcagtggtcgtcttagaggtgtgtttggggtcattatcatgctggaacactgccctgcgacccagtttccggagggaggggatcatgctctgcttcagtatttcacagtacatattggagttcatgtgtccctcaatgaaatgtaactccccaacacctgctgcactcatgcagccccagaccatggcattcccaccaccatgcttgactgtaggcatgacacacttatctttgtactcctcacctaattgccgccacacatgcttgagaccatctgaaccaaacaaattaatcttggtctcatcagaccataggacatggttccagtaatccatgtcctttgttgacatgtcttcagcaaactgtttgcgggctttcttgtgtagagacttcagaagaggcttccttgaggtgccatgttggaactttcagtgaccagtatgagagagtgtgagagctgtactactaaattgaacacacctgctccctatgcacacctgagacctagtaacactaacaaatcacatgacattttggagggaaaatgacaagcagtgctcaatttggacatttaggggtgtagtctcttaggggtgtactcacttttgttgccggtggtttagacatgaatggctgtatattgagttattttgagggaagaataaatttacactgttatataagctgcacacagactacttttcattgtgtcaaagtgtcattttgtcagtgttgtcccatgaaaagatatacttaaatatctgcagaaatgtgaggggtgtactcacttttgtgatacactgtaaatatactgtatatatatatatatatatatatatatatatatatatatatatatatatatatatatatacacagtatatatatatatatatatatatatatatatatatatatatatatatatatatatatatatatatatattagggctgtcgaagttaacgcgataataacgcattaacgcaatcttaatttaacgcgattaaaaaaaatagtgccattaacgcaatttctagttcatgttgagacttgactggtagaacaaacgttttaatgtcggacttgccaccgtttttcatttgcggtttgttaacaaaatgtaaaagagcgtcgtagcatttgcacttgcataataaagaaataaatacacgctatattcacaagttgtcgggagcagaacactttattaacttattctgttacggtaaagaataccggacagctgagtcaagcacgttgtccatgagctatggaagccccaaagggtcaaaacacactcacttcgtgtagaaacgtccatcaaaccattggataatattactgcctagtatgtgagtgaataaactcccttacagttttctcttgtcccagcagtttttaacatcagtacatttagcataaaatgtgttcaccattttaattgtaacatttcacttaaaaatccttgttttctataacatttacacagattttttttaatgcgattaatcgcgattaactatatgaaattctgagattaatcgcgattaaaaattttaatcgtttgacagccctaatatatatatatgtatatatatatatatacactctgCTTTAGCCGATTAGTCTCCCACAGCTGGCCAGTCTTGCGCAggggagtcacacactgatctccccGTTCCTCCATTTCTATACAGGCACCTACAGtagggctactaaccagggtcctttttagtccggtctttccgctgcaggcactgcagatTGTGccagctagggggcgcccagttgCTAGGGTGCCGAGATGTTCAGCCCTGACTTGCCCCTCAGCAACTATCGAGTAACTGAACCTTCTCAATTAGCTGCCAACATAAACGCTCACCTTCACGAAGCCTCCGACCCAGGTCAACACCAGGTCACTGGCGCTACCGGTCACCAAGCCAACAAGTCGTTTATGGATTTCTGAACTCGGCACGGACGCCAAGTGTCCGAGGGAGGAGAATTGCTTACAGGATGCCTGCAGATTAAGGACACATGATGTAAACAATATATGTGTTACTGTATAGACAGCTTATTTTTTGTTGGAAAGAAATGGTGGTGTACCTCGGCTTCACTGAAGGAGAGTAATTTTGGGTTGAAAACGTAGCATTTGCCTTCGATGACCTGTCCATGGCAGGAAGAAATCCTCGTACCTTTGAAAAACAGAGACATCAAGAGATTTGTACcacatttcttctatttttgctcaTTTGTCGCATTTAAATGCTTTAGaccctaacccaaaccctaaccctaacccaaaccctaacccaACTAATTTCAGCATTGAAGATACTAAAGATATATATGTATTCAAAAGCTATATCACCCATGcagaaaagtaattgccccctaaaTCTAATAcctggttgtgccacccttggtAGGAACAACTACATTGGAGGGTTTTCCAGCATGAACTTCCCGTTTGAGGTCTTGCCCCAGCATCTCAAAGGAATTTAGGTCAAGACTTTGACTCGTCactgctgcataacccaactgcACTTGAGCTTTGGGTCATGAACTGGTAAACTGGTGTACGTTCTCCTTCAGGATCTTCCGATAAGAGAGCACAATATGTGGTTCCATCACTTATGCGGACGCAAAGTGGACCAGGATCataacactaccaccaccatgttgtaCTGACCCCCAAAGAGGTCTTTCAAAGAGTACCAGCTTTgactcatcagtccacagaatGGTATCCCAAAACGTCTTGTGGGTCATCTAACAAATGGAAGACAAGCTCTTCCATGGATTCCATTGCTGCCCAGTGTTTTTCCATTGTGGAATCGTGTACATTGATcttaactgaggcaagtgaGACCTGCAGTCCCTTAGATGTTTGTTTGGTTTCTTTTCTGACCTCCTGGATGACTTGTTGATGCATTCTTGGTGAAATTTTGGAAGGCTGGCCACTCTtgggaaggttcaccacttGTTCAATGGTTTTCTCCATTtctggataatggctctcagtGTGGTTCACTGGAGCTAACCCTTCCCAGACTGGTAGATTCCAAtgaaactacactgatcagccataacattaaaaccacctccttgtttctacactcactgtccattttatcagctccacttaccatatagaagcactttgtagttctacaattactgactgtagtccatgctgttcttcaatggtcaggacccccaccggaccactacagagcaggtattatttaggtggtggatcattctcagcactgcactgacactgacatggtggtggtgtgttagtgtgtgttgtgctggtatgaggggagtttttaaataccgtgtccattcactgtccactctattagacactcctacctacttggtccaccttgtagatgtaaagtcagagatgatcgcttatctcatctgttgctgctgtttgagtcggtcatcttctagaccttcatcagtggtcaccggACGCTGGCAACGGGGCagacggggcgctgttggctggatgtttttggttggtggactattctcagtccagccgtgacagtggggtgtttaaaaactctgatccactcataccagcacaacacacactaacacaccaccaccatgtcagtgtcactgcagtactgagaatcatccaccacctaaataatacctgctctgtggtggtcctgtgggggtcctgaccattgaagaacagcatgaaagggggctaacaaagcatacagagaaatagatggactacagtcagtaattgtagaactacaaagtgcttctacatgataagtggagctgataaaatggacagtgagtgtagaaacaaggagctgtaTATGGCATCAACAAACATAACATGGCCAACCACTTAAATCCCACTTTCTCTTaactgttgctgccaagttGGAAGCATTTTAGCAACTGTTTTGGGtgaaaggggtgtcccaatacttctgtccatatagtgcaaccctatatttagctattttagtaTTCCAGTTTGGTAAAACAAAAATGGCAATGTGTTGTTCTTACTTACTTTGCTTAGCAGGAGCCTCAAAGTGCTTGTCGATTATATTAGCATATCTGTACTCCAAACCGCGTCGGTACTCTTCACCGGGCAGCGAAATATCCACTGAAAAAATATATAGCAGTGGATCAGTTAAACAGCAAACGATcgctttaaaatgtatttaaaataaatattacaatgcTTTGCTTACCTTCGTTCGTTTCCTGAGTTTCCGCGGCGTCTCGGTGTTGAGCGTGTCGATATTCAAGGCTACGTCCGAACTCTGGAAGTTCTACTGCGGTGAAGAACGGATACGCTGCTTAATTCGTTCTAAATACACCGAAACTGTTTTGCTAAAACAAGTACGTACCATCATTAGCCGAGTCCTTCAAGGTGAAGGTGTTGTGGTCTGCCTTGTGGGTCAGTTCATCCTTTACAGCTTCGATACTCTTCAGGTCCATCATGATCTGATCCTTTCTGAGTTCCACCAGAGTTGCCTTACTGTTCTCGGTGCCTTGTCTGAACCTGTCCACTAAAGAGAACATTGCAGTGGTCAAACAGATTGATAAATGAGGGTTGTCTTGGGTCCAGAGGGTATCCAGAAGCACCGGAGCCAGAGCACTCGATGGCATTACTTAGGGAGTCAAAGGAAACTCAAGGTTTCTCTCAACCAAGGAGTTGTCTGGCACCAACACTACCACCCGGTTGTTTGATGGACACTCACCGTTTGCTTGCCTCTGCATCTCTGACACCTTAGGCAACTGCAATCCAGTCTGGAGATCCACCAGAGTTGCCTGAGAGTTCTGAGTCCCCTGTCTGAACCCAGGATTGGCTGCAGGATTGTAGACTGTAGAGAGACGTGTATCTAGTGTAGGTAAAACTCTTTGTACAAGAGAACAATCAAGTTTGATAGACGTTGGAAGACTTACAGCCTCCGACTCTCCTGTCCATCTCGCTGAGGTGCTCCTTCAGCAAGCCAGTGTTGAGGTCAACAAGGAAACGTCTAGACGGTTCGGTGCCTTGTCTGCGCAACTCGGGAGCGACTGCTTTGTGGGTCGTTTCATCTTTAGAAGCTTCGGTTCTCTTCAGGTCCCTCATGATCTGAGCTCTTCTGAGTTCCACCAGAGTTGCCTTACTGTTCTCGGTGCCTTGTCTGAACCTGTCCACTAAAGAGAACATTGCAGTGATCAAACAGATTGATAAATGAGGGTTGTCTTGGGTCCAGAGGGTATCCAGAAGCACCGGAGCCAGAGCACTCGATGGCATTACTTAGGGAGTCAAAGGAAACTCAAGGTTTCTCTCAACCAAGGAGTTGTCTGGCACCAACACTACCACCCGGTTGTTTGATGGACACTCACCGTTTGCTTGCCTCTGCATCTCTGACACCTTAGGCAACTGCAATCCAGTCTGGAGATCCACCAGAGTTGCCTGAGAGTTCTGAGTCCCCTGTCTGAACCCAGGATTGGCTGCAGGATTGTAGACTGTAGAGAGACGTGTATCTAGTGTAGGTAAAACTCTTTGTACAAGAGAACAATCAAGTTTGATAGACGTTGGAAGACTTACAGCCTCCGACTCTCCTGTCCATCTCGCTGAGGTGCTCCTTCAGCAAGCCAGTGTTGAGGTCAACAAGGAAACGTCTAGACGGTTCGGTGCCTTGTCTGCGCAACTCGGGAGCGACTGCTTTGTGGGTCGTTTCATCTTTAGAAGCTTCGGTTCTCTTCAGGTCCCTCATGATCTGAGCTCTTCTGAGTTCCACCAGAGTTGCCTTACTGTTCTCGGTGCCTTGTCTGAACCTGTCCACTAAAGAGACAATTGCAGTGGTCAAACAGATTGATAAATGAGGGTTGTGTTGGGTCCAGAGGGTATCCAGAATCTCCGGAGCCAGTGCACTCAATGGCATTACTTAAGGAGTCAAACGAAACTCAAGAAGTTGTCTGGCACCAACACTACCACCCGGTTGTTTGATGGACACTCACCGTTTGCTTGCCTCTGCATCTCTGACACCTTAGGCAGCTGCAACCCGGTCTGGAGATCCACCAGAGTTGCCTGAGAGTTCTGAGTCCCCTGTCTGAACCCAGGATTGGATGCAGCATTGTAGACTGTAGAGAGACGTCTGGTTTAGGTAAAACTCTTAGTAGAAGAGAACAATCAAGTTTGATAGACGTTGGAAGACTTACAGCCTCCGACCCTCCTGTCCATCTCGCTGAGGTGCTCCTTCAGCAAGCCGGTGTTGAGGTCAACAAGGAAACGTCTAGATGGTTCGGTGCCTTGTCTGCGCATCTCCGGATGAACCGAGGAACTGACCTCGGCATCTTCGCTTCTCATCATCTGAGCCTTTCTGAGTTCCATCAAGGTTGCCGTACTGTACTCGGTACCTTGTCTGAACCCGTCCACTGAGGAGAAACTAGCATTAGAAAACAATTCCACAGCATAGTGACACCTAGTACTGGTCAAGCGTGTGCTCgagtggcctgcctgcagtccagatttgtcAGCGATTGAAAATGTAAGGCGCATCATCAAGAGGAGAATCAGGTGACCTGAATCGAGCAAGAATGGACCAGAATTTGACTCAAAAACTGCCAAAGGTGCCAAAGGAGAGCAACCGCTTagcaacaccctagcaaccacctggatATCAATGCACCAACCAACATATGGAACACCACAGCACCCTATACTCTTTTTTTAGTCACCTAGAAACATCATAGTAGCCACTTAAAATGCTATACCAACCTCTTTGCGACACTCTCACAACCACCTGGATACCACAGGAAACATCCATCAATGCCCTAACCAACATATGGAACACCACAGCACCGTATACTCCATTTCAATCACCTAGAAACATCATAGTAGCCACTTAAAATGCTACACCAACCTTTTTGCCACACCCTCACAACCACCTGAGATACCATACCAAAGCAACGCCCTAGAAACCACCTGGAACACCGGTGCAATCATAAAGTTATCATCTAAACATGctctagcaaccacctgaaacCCAATATCAACTACAATACATATCAATATTCTAGCAACTGTCTGAGATACCACAGCAACCACATGGCAACACCCTAGCAACAATCAGATACATAATGTCAAGACCTGGCCAACCATGAAAACCACCTGGGATATCATATGGACCACCTAGCAACACCCTAGTAACCATATCAAGATACTATAATACAACCTAAAACTGCTTAGGCAACCACAGCAACTGCTTAGCAACACTCCAGGGAATCTCTTCCACTGTGCCATCACTTTGCAAATCAATTTTCTAGTTGCTTACCGCAATGGGGCGGGTCGCACCTCACCTCAGAGGCGCCAGGGGTAGCCCTATACCCAGCCCTATATAACATTTAAGAATGACCCCaatatgcaggatgcttaaccaagggaCAGAAAAGGGAAAAGGAAGAGGGCCCGAGAGTTCCACGATTAAAATAACCAACACTAGAAGTCAAGTGCATCTCTATACCCTAATCAGCTATTAACGGCATTGCAGGTAGGCATTATACTGCAATCCACCCATTTCCACAGATATCTGAGTAACTAACAAAGCCTGATAGGCTTACCGTTTGCTTTCCTCTGCATCTCGGACACCTGAGCCAACCGCAAGCCGGTCCGGACGTCCACGAGAGTGGCGCGAGAATCCTGCGTACCCTGTCTGAACTCTGGATTGTAGAAATAAATCGTACAGTTAGTCGAATCAATGGTAAACTGAATTGAAACCGAAGTACCAAGACGTTACTATGTATGACGCACCGGGGTTCAGGTCCACGGCAAGGCGTCTAGACGGGTCTGCGCCTTGTCTGCGATCGATGGGAATGTTGATCTGGTTCGGACGGTCCTTTGTCATTGGTGCTGTTTTCACCGGGCGGAGAACTGCCTCCCAGACAGGGTCACCTAAAATAAATGAGACAGATCTTGTAGTCTGGTTATGGAGACGAAGATGATGCtcacactatatggacagaattattgggacgccacttctaattgtcgaattcatgtgtttcaaccACGACAGGCACTTTCCTGTTCTAGCTGATCatctcatggtcagatgtccgaatacttctgtccatatagtgtaaccACACAGATCTCTAACGGTTCCAGACACAGGTGAGGAGAAAACAGGTGGGTTTTACCTTGGACCATATTTGGGGCGCTAATGTCCCATCCATGAGTTTGGATCTGTAGCGCATCATATCGCAAAGGTCTTGCACCAAGACCTAAAACACaggatgataataattataaatggtTCATAGCCATTGTACAGAGCCAGTTccaataaaagttgggacgtgcTGTAAAACGCAATAAAAAACGAATCTGTTTGTTAATTCTAATGATAAAAGTAAAGATTTCAAACATTTACACTAATCGACTTCATTGTTTACACACTTACAGTTCcatgcctgacacacactccaaaaaagttgggacaggagcaaAACCAAGTGAAAACAACATAGAACGATTAAGTTACAGCACAACCCAGGCAACAAAATTGATGCATTTTACTCTCtttacaatctggtcccactgtggtttacaacagGGTGTTTTCAAACCCTGATCcgaaaaaaaatgggtcgcacaGAAGAATGATACTAATTAAAAGAACTTGTACGCgaacatcttgtaaaccacagtgggaccagattgtaccgAGCAGAGTAGAGAGactaaaatgcagtgtttgtgGGGGACACAAGGGGCGATTGCGGTGCacattgtcccaacttttctggaaatggggtttgtgtaAAACAATAGCCAGcaaatatatacaaccccaaatcagaaaaagttgggacagcatgaacaatgcaaaaaataaaaaacacagagtttcttacatttactttgacttttatttggtcaacttcattcctgcatttcaggcctgcaa
It encodes:
- the wu:fa56d06 gene encoding uncharacterized protein wu:fa56d06 isoform X2, whose amino-acid sequence is MRRQGTEPSRRFLVDLNTGLLKEHLSEMDRRVGGFYNAASNPGFRQGTQNSQATLVDLQTGLQLPKVSEMQRQANVDRFRQGTENSKATLVELRRAQIMRDLKRTEASKDETTHKAVAPELRRQGTEPSRRFLVDLNTGLLKEHLSEMDRRVGGFYNPAANPGFRQGTQNSQATLVDLQTGLQLPKVSEMQRQANVDRFRQGTENSKATLVELRRAQIMRDLKRTEASKDETTHKAVAPELRRQGTEPSRRFLVDLNTGLLKEHLSEMDRRVGGFYNPAANPGFRQGTQNSQATLVDLQTGLQLPKVSEMQRQANVDRFRQGTENSKATLVELRKDQIMMDLKSIEAVKDELTHKADHNTFTLKDSANDELPEFGRSLEYRHAQHRDAAETQETNEVDISLPGEEYRRGLEYRYANIIDKHFEAPAKQSTRISSCHGQVIEGKCYVFNPKLLSFSEAEASCKQFSSLGHLASVPSSEIHKRLVGLVTGSASDLVLTWVGGFVKDHQFQWTDASGWGYSDWMPGHPNIQEHKELCVEMFKMDESWWTAVDCSLKRASICSYPMKA
- the wu:fa56d06 gene encoding uncharacterized protein wu:fa56d06 isoform X1, with protein sequence MRRQGTEPSRRFLVDLNTGLLKEHLSEMDRRVGGFYNAASNPGFRQGTQNSQATLVDLQTGLQLPKVSEMQRQANVDRFRQGTENSKATLVELRRAQIMRDLKRTEASKDETTHKAVAPELRRQGTEPSRRFLVDLNTGLLKEHLSEMDRRVGGFYNPAANPGFRQGTQNSQATLVDLQTGLQLPKVSEMQRQANVDRFRQGTENSKATLVELRRAQIMRDLKRTEASKDETTHKAVAPELRRQGTEPSRRFLVDLNTGLLKEHLSEMDRRVGGFYNPAANPGFRQGTQNSQATLVDLQTGLQLPKVSEMQRQANVDRFRQGTENSKATLVELRKDQIMMDLKSIEAVKDELTHKADHNTFTLKDSANDVELPEFGRSLEYRHAQHRDAAETQETNEVDISLPGEEYRRGLEYRYANIIDKHFEAPAKQSTRISSCHGQVIEGKCYVFNPKLLSFSEAEASCKQFSSLGHLASVPSSEIHKRLVGLVTGSASDLVLTWVGGFVKDHQFQWTDASGWGYSDWMPGHPNIQEHKELCVEMFKMDESWWTAVDCSLKRASICSYPMKA